The following coding sequences lie in one Desmodus rotundus isolate HL8 chromosome 1, HLdesRot8A.1, whole genome shotgun sequence genomic window:
- the MAPK8IP3 gene encoding C-Jun-amino-terminal kinase-interacting protein 3 isoform X6: protein MMEIQMDEGGGVVVYQDDYCSGSVMSERVSGLAGSIYREFERLIHCYDEEVVKELMPLVVNVLENLDSVLSENQEHEVELELLREDNEQLLTQYEREKALRKQAEEKFIEFEDALEQEKKELQIQVEHYEFQTRQLELKAKNYADQISRLEERESEMKKEYNALHQRHTEMIQTYVEHIERSKMQQVGGNSQTESSLPGRSPRQSWRKSRKERPTSLNVFPLTDGMVRAQMGGKLVPSGDHWHLSDLGQLQFSSTYQCPHDEMSESGQSSAAATPSTTGTKSNTPTSSVPSAAVTPLNESLQPLGDYGTGTKNSKRAREKRNSRNMEVQVTQEMRNVSIGMGSSDEWSDVQDIIDSTPELDMGREPRLDRTGNSPTQGIVNKAFGINTDSLYHELSTAGSEVIGDVDEGADLLGMGKEVGNLLLENSQLLETKNALNVVKNDLIAKVDQLSGEQEVLKGDLEAARQAKLRLESRIKDLEEELRRVKSEAIIARREPKEEGEDVSSYLCTELDKIPMAQRRRFTRVEMARVLMERNQYKERLMELQEAVRWTEMIRASREHPSVQEKKKSTIWQFFSRLFSSSSSPPPAKRSYPSVNIHYKSPTTAGFSQRRSHALCQISAGSRPLEFFPDDDCTSSARREQKREQYRQVREHVRNDDGRLQACGWSLPAKYKQLSPNGGQEDTRMKNVPVPVYCRPLVEKDPTMKLWCAAGVNLSGWKPSEDHTGNGVKLEPGSDPLTCNQEVEGEAKSNHTSPEKKKAKELPETDATSSRVWILTSTLTTSKVVIIDANQPGTVVDQFTVCNAHVLCISSIPAASDSDYPPGEIFLDSDVNPEDSGADGVLAGITLVGCATRCNVPRSNCSSRGDTPVLDKGQGEVATVANGKVNPSQSTEEATEATEVPDSGPSEAEAAAVRPGPLTEHVFTDPAPAQPPSAQPGSENGPEANSSGVQPEQEPSGDSKGASSSALPTMWLGAQNGWLYVHSAVSNWKKCLHSIKLKDSVLSLVHVKGRVLVALADGTLAIFHRGEDGQWDLSNYHLMDLGHPHHSIRCMAVVYDRVWCGYKNKVHVIQPKTMQIEKSFDAHPRRESQVRQLAWIGDGVWVSIRLDSTLRLYHAHTHQHLQDVDIEPYVSKMLGTGKLGFSFVRITALLIAGNRLWVGTGNGVVISIPLTETVVLHRGQLLGLRANKTSPTSGEGARPGGVIHVYGDDSTDKSASSFIPYCSMAQAQLCFHGHRDAVKFFVSVPGNVLATLNGSVLDSPSESPGPAAPASDAEGQKLKNVLVLSGGEGYIDFRIGDGEDDETEENAADVSQVKPMLSKAERSHIIVWQVSYSPE from the exons AAATTCATTGAGTTTGAAGATGCCTTGGAACAAGAGAAGAAGGAGCTACAAATCCAGGTGGAACACTATGAGTTTCAGACCCGCCAGCTGGAACTGAAGGCCAAAAACTATGCAGATCAGA TTTCCCGGTTGGAGGAGCGGGAATCAGAGATGAAGAAGGAGTACAATGCTTTGCACCAGCGACACACAGAG ATGATACAGACCTACGTGGAGCACATCGAGAGGTCCAAGATGCAGCAAGTTGGGGGAAACAGCCAGACTGAGAGCAGCCTGCCCGGGCGAAG TCCTCGTCAGTCGTGGAGGAAAAG CAGGAAGGAGCGCCCCACCTCTCTGAATGTCTTCCCCCTGACCGACGGCATGGTACGTGCACAGATGGGGGGCAAGCTCGTGCCTTCGGGGGACCACTGGCACCTGAGTGACCTCGGCCAGCTGCAGTTCAGCTCCACCTACCAG TGTCCACATGATGAGATGTCCGAGTCAGGCCAGTCCTCAGCGGCTGCCACGCCCAGCACCACGGGCACCAAGTCCAACACACCCACATCCTCTGTGCCCTCGGCCGCAGTCACACCCCTCAACGAGAGCCTGCAGCCCCTGGGGGACTACGGCACTGGCACCAAGAACAGCAAGCGGGCCCGGGAAAAGCGCAACAGCCGCAACATGGAGGTTCAGGTCACGCAGGAGATGCGAAACGTCAGCATAG GCATGGGCAGCAGTGATGAGTGGTCTGATGTTCAAGACATTATTGACTCCACCCCAGAGCTGGACATGGGTCGGGAGCCCCGCCTAGACCGCACTGGCAACAG CCCAACCCAGGGGATCGTCAACAAGGCTTTTGGCATCAACACTGACTCCCTGTACCACGAGCTGTCAACTGCGGGGTCCGAGGTCATCGGGGACGTGGATGAAGGGGCCGACCTGCTAG GAATGGGCAAGGAAGTGGGGAATCTGCTGCTGGAGAACTCACAGCTTCTAGAAACCAA AAATGCTCTGAACGTAGTGAAGAATGACCTCATCGCCAAAGTGGACCAGCTGTCGGGGGAGCAGGAGGTGCTGAAGGGGGATTTAGAAGCTGCCAGGCAAGCCAAACTGAGGCTAGAGAGCCGCATCAAGGACCTGGAGGAGGAGCTGAGGAG AGTGAAGTCCGAGGCCATCATAGCTCGCCGTGAACCCAAAGAAGAGGGGGAGGATGTAAGCAGCTATCTCTGTACAGAATTG GACAAGATCCCCATGGCGCAGCGCCGCCGCTTCACACGGGTGGAGATGGCCCGTGTGCTTATGGAGCGCAACCAGTACAAGGAGCGGCTGATGGAGCTTCAGGAGGCCGTGCGGTGGACTGAGATGATCAG GGCATCCCGAGAGCACCCATCTGTCCAGGAGAAGAAGAAATCTACCATCTGGCAGTT CTTCAGCCGCCTCTTCAGCTCCTCGTCCAGCCCCCCTCCAGCCAAGCGGTCCTACCCCTCGGTGAACATCCATTACAAGTCGCCCACTACAGCTGGCTTCAGTCAGCGCCGGAGTCATGCCCTGTGCCAGATCTCAGCAGGCAGCCGGCCCCTGGAGTTCTTCCCAGATGA CGACTGTACCTCCTCTGCCAGGCGGGAGCAGAAGCGTGAGCAGTACCGCCAGGTGCGGGAGCACGTGCGCAACGACGACGGGCGGCTGCAGGCCTGCGGTTGGAGCCTGCCGGCCAAGTACAAGCAG CTGAGTCCCAATGGCGGCCAGGAGGACACGCGGATGAAGAACGTGCCTGTCCCTGTGTACTGCCGCCCTCTGGTGGAGAAAGATCCCACCATGAAG CTGTGGTGTGCCGCGGGTGTCAACTTGAGTGGGTGGAAACCCAGCGAGGACCACACTGGGAATGGAGTCAAGCTGGAGCCGGGCTCTGACCCTTTGACCTGCAACCAGGAAGTGGAAGGAGAGGCCAAGAGCAACCATACATCCCCCGAGAAGAAGAAG GCAAAGGAACTTCCTGAGACAGATGCCACCTCCAGCCGGGTGTGGATCCTCACCAGCACCCTGACTACCAGCAAAGTGGTGATCATCGATGCCAACCAGCCAGGCACCGTCGTGGATCAGTTCACCGTCTGCAATGCCCATGTCCTGTGCATCTCCAGCATCCCCG CGGCCAGCGACAGTGACTACCCTCCAGGGGAGATCTTCCTGGACAGTGACGTGAACCCTGAAGACTCTGGCGCAGACGGAGTGCTGGCCGGCATCACCCTAGTGGGCTGTGCCACCCGCTGCAATGTGCCGCGAAGCAACTGCTCCTCCCGAGGGGACACCCCAGTGCTGGACAAGGGCCAGG GGGAGGTGGCTACTGTTGCCAATGGGAAGGTCAACCCATCTCAGTCCACAGAGGAGGCCACAGAGGCCACAGAGGTCCCTGATTCCGGGCCCAGTGAGGCAGAGGCAGCTGCGGTGCGGCCTGGGCCCCTCACAGAACACGTCTTCACTGACCCGGCCCCTGCCCAACCCCCGAGTGCGCAGCCTGGCAG TGAAAATGGGCCGGAGGCCAACTCGAGTGGTGTGCAGCCTGAGCAGGAGCCCAGTGGAGACTCCAAGGGGGCCAGCAGCAGTGCCTTGCCCACCATGTGGCTGGGAGCCCAGAATGGCTG GTTGTATGTGCACTCGGCCGTGTCCAACTGGAAGAAGTGTCTGCACTCCATCAAGCTGAAGGACTCAGTGTTGAGCCTGGT GCACGTGAAAGGACGAGTGCTGGTGGCTCTGGCAGACGGGACTCTAGCCATCTTCCACCGAGGCGAAG ATGGCCAGTGGGACCTGAGCAACTATCACCTCATGGACCTGGGCCACCCACACCACTCCATACGCTGCATGGCAGTTGTGTACGACCGCGTCTGGTGCGGCTACAAGAACAAGGTGCACGTCATCCAGCCCAAGACCATGCAGATAGAG AAGTCATTTGATGCCCACCCACGGCGGGAGAGCCAGGTGAGGCAACTGGCGTGGATTGGCGATGGGGTGTGGGTATCCATCCGCTTGGACTCCACACTGCGGCTGTACCACGCCCACACCCACCAGCACCTGCAGGACGTGGACATCGAGCCCTATGTCAGCAAGATGCTGG gcacaGGCAAGCTGGGCTTCTCTTTTGTGCGCATCACGGCCCTGCTCATTGCGGGAAACCGGCTCTGGGTGGGCACCGGCAACGGAGTTGTCATCTCTATCCCATTGACCGAGA CTGTAGTCCTGCACCGAGGCCAACTCCTGGGGCTCCGAG cCAACAAGACATCCCCTACGTCTGGGGAGGGGGCCCGCCCAGGGGGCGTCATCCATGTGTACGGGGACGACAGCACTGACAAATCGGCTAGCAGTTTCATCCCATACTGCTCCatggcccaggcccagctctgttTCCATGGGCACCGGGATGCTGTCAAGTTCTTTGTCTCCGTGCCAG GGAATGTGTTGGCCACTCTAAATGGCAGCGTGCTGGACAGCCCATCGGAAAGCCCTGGGCCCGCTGCCCCTGCTTCAGATGCCGAGGGCCAGAAGCTGAAGAATGTGCTGGTGCTGAGCGGCGGGGAGGGCTACATTGACTTCCGCATTG GCGACGGAGAAGATGATGAGACGGAGGAGAATGCGGCAGACGTGAGCCAGGTGAAGCCCATGCTGTCCAAGGCTGAGCGCAGCCACATCATCGTGTGGCAGGTGTCCTACTCCCCTGAGTGA
- the MAPK8IP3 gene encoding C-Jun-amino-terminal kinase-interacting protein 3 isoform X15 has protein sequence MMEIQMDEGGGVVVYQDDYCSGSVMSERVSGLAGSIYREFERLIHCYDEEVVKELMPLVVNVLENLDSVLSENQEHEVELELLREDNEQLLTQYEREKALRKQAEEKFIEFEDALEQEKKELQIQVEHYEFQTRQLELKAKNYADQISRLEERESEMKKEYNALHQRHTEMIQTYVEHIERSKMQQVGGNSQTESSLPGRRKERPTSLNVFPLTDGMCPHDEMSESGQSSAAATPSTTGTKSNTPTSSVPSAAVTPLNESLQPLGDYGTGTKNSKRAREKRNSRNMEVQVTQEMRNVSIGMGSSDEWSDVQDIIDSTPELDMGREPRLDRTGNSPTQGIVNKAFGINTDSLYHELSTAGSEVIGDVDEGADLLGMGKEVGNLLLENSQLLETKNALNVVKNDLIAKVDQLSGEQEVLKGDLEAARQAKLRLESRIKDLEEELRRVKSEAIIARREPKEEGEDVSSYLCTELDKIPMAQRRRFTRVEMARVLMERNQYKERLMELQEAVRWTEMIRASREHPSVQEKKKSTIWQFFSRLFSSSSSPPPAKRSYPSVNIHYKSPTTAGFSQRRSHALCQISAGSRPLEFFPDDDCTSSARREQKREQYRQVREHVRNDDGRLQACGWSLPAKYKQLSPNGGQEDTRMKNVPVPVYCRPLVEKDPTMKLWCAAGVNLSGWKPSEDHTGNGVKLEPGSDPLTCNQEVEGEAKSNHTSPEKKKAKELPETDATSSRVWILTSTLTTSKVVIIDANQPGTVVDQFTVCNAHVLCISSIPAASDSDYPPGEIFLDSDVNPEDSGADGVLAGITLVGCATRCNVPRSNCSSRGDTPVLDKGQGEVATVANGKVNPSQSTEEATEATEVPDSGPSEAEAAAVRPGPLTEHVFTDPAPAQPPSAQPGSENGPEANSSGVQPEQEPSGDSKGASSSALPTMWLGAQNGWLYVHSAVSNWKKCLHSIKLKDSVLSLVHVKGRVLVALADGTLAIFHRGEDGQWDLSNYHLMDLGHPHHSIRCMAVVYDRVWCGYKNKVHVIQPKTMQIEKSFDAHPRRESQVRQLAWIGDGVWVSIRLDSTLRLYHAHTHQHLQDVDIEPYVSKMLGTGKLGFSFVRITALLIAGNRLWVGTGNGVVISIPLTETVVLHRGQLLGLRANKTSPTSGEGARPGGVIHVYGDDSTDKSASSFIPYCSMAQAQLCFHGHRDAVKFFVSVPGNVLATLNGSVLDSPSESPGPAAPASDAEGQKLKNVLVLSGGEGYIDFRIGDGEDDETEENAADVSQVKPMLSKAERSHIIVWQVSYSPE, from the exons AAATTCATTGAGTTTGAAGATGCCTTGGAACAAGAGAAGAAGGAGCTACAAATCCAGGTGGAACACTATGAGTTTCAGACCCGCCAGCTGGAACTGAAGGCCAAAAACTATGCAGATCAGA TTTCCCGGTTGGAGGAGCGGGAATCAGAGATGAAGAAGGAGTACAATGCTTTGCACCAGCGACACACAGAG ATGATACAGACCTACGTGGAGCACATCGAGAGGTCCAAGATGCAGCAAGTTGGGGGAAACAGCCAGACTGAGAGCAGCCTGCCCGGGCGAAG GAAGGAGCGCCCCACCTCTCTGAATGTCTTCCCCCTGACCGACGGCATG TGTCCACATGATGAGATGTCCGAGTCAGGCCAGTCCTCAGCGGCTGCCACGCCCAGCACCACGGGCACCAAGTCCAACACACCCACATCCTCTGTGCCCTCGGCCGCAGTCACACCCCTCAACGAGAGCCTGCAGCCCCTGGGGGACTACGGCACTGGCACCAAGAACAGCAAGCGGGCCCGGGAAAAGCGCAACAGCCGCAACATGGAGGTTCAGGTCACGCAGGAGATGCGAAACGTCAGCATAG GCATGGGCAGCAGTGATGAGTGGTCTGATGTTCAAGACATTATTGACTCCACCCCAGAGCTGGACATGGGTCGGGAGCCCCGCCTAGACCGCACTGGCAACAG CCCAACCCAGGGGATCGTCAACAAGGCTTTTGGCATCAACACTGACTCCCTGTACCACGAGCTGTCAACTGCGGGGTCCGAGGTCATCGGGGACGTGGATGAAGGGGCCGACCTGCTAG GAATGGGCAAGGAAGTGGGGAATCTGCTGCTGGAGAACTCACAGCTTCTAGAAACCAA AAATGCTCTGAACGTAGTGAAGAATGACCTCATCGCCAAAGTGGACCAGCTGTCGGGGGAGCAGGAGGTGCTGAAGGGGGATTTAGAAGCTGCCAGGCAAGCCAAACTGAGGCTAGAGAGCCGCATCAAGGACCTGGAGGAGGAGCTGAGGAG AGTGAAGTCCGAGGCCATCATAGCTCGCCGTGAACCCAAAGAAGAGGGGGAGGATGTAAGCAGCTATCTCTGTACAGAATTG GACAAGATCCCCATGGCGCAGCGCCGCCGCTTCACACGGGTGGAGATGGCCCGTGTGCTTATGGAGCGCAACCAGTACAAGGAGCGGCTGATGGAGCTTCAGGAGGCCGTGCGGTGGACTGAGATGATCAG GGCATCCCGAGAGCACCCATCTGTCCAGGAGAAGAAGAAATCTACCATCTGGCAGTT CTTCAGCCGCCTCTTCAGCTCCTCGTCCAGCCCCCCTCCAGCCAAGCGGTCCTACCCCTCGGTGAACATCCATTACAAGTCGCCCACTACAGCTGGCTTCAGTCAGCGCCGGAGTCATGCCCTGTGCCAGATCTCAGCAGGCAGCCGGCCCCTGGAGTTCTTCCCAGATGA CGACTGTACCTCCTCTGCCAGGCGGGAGCAGAAGCGTGAGCAGTACCGCCAGGTGCGGGAGCACGTGCGCAACGACGACGGGCGGCTGCAGGCCTGCGGTTGGAGCCTGCCGGCCAAGTACAAGCAG CTGAGTCCCAATGGCGGCCAGGAGGACACGCGGATGAAGAACGTGCCTGTCCCTGTGTACTGCCGCCCTCTGGTGGAGAAAGATCCCACCATGAAG CTGTGGTGTGCCGCGGGTGTCAACTTGAGTGGGTGGAAACCCAGCGAGGACCACACTGGGAATGGAGTCAAGCTGGAGCCGGGCTCTGACCCTTTGACCTGCAACCAGGAAGTGGAAGGAGAGGCCAAGAGCAACCATACATCCCCCGAGAAGAAGAAG GCAAAGGAACTTCCTGAGACAGATGCCACCTCCAGCCGGGTGTGGATCCTCACCAGCACCCTGACTACCAGCAAAGTGGTGATCATCGATGCCAACCAGCCAGGCACCGTCGTGGATCAGTTCACCGTCTGCAATGCCCATGTCCTGTGCATCTCCAGCATCCCCG CGGCCAGCGACAGTGACTACCCTCCAGGGGAGATCTTCCTGGACAGTGACGTGAACCCTGAAGACTCTGGCGCAGACGGAGTGCTGGCCGGCATCACCCTAGTGGGCTGTGCCACCCGCTGCAATGTGCCGCGAAGCAACTGCTCCTCCCGAGGGGACACCCCAGTGCTGGACAAGGGCCAGG GGGAGGTGGCTACTGTTGCCAATGGGAAGGTCAACCCATCTCAGTCCACAGAGGAGGCCACAGAGGCCACAGAGGTCCCTGATTCCGGGCCCAGTGAGGCAGAGGCAGCTGCGGTGCGGCCTGGGCCCCTCACAGAACACGTCTTCACTGACCCGGCCCCTGCCCAACCCCCGAGTGCGCAGCCTGGCAG TGAAAATGGGCCGGAGGCCAACTCGAGTGGTGTGCAGCCTGAGCAGGAGCCCAGTGGAGACTCCAAGGGGGCCAGCAGCAGTGCCTTGCCCACCATGTGGCTGGGAGCCCAGAATGGCTG GTTGTATGTGCACTCGGCCGTGTCCAACTGGAAGAAGTGTCTGCACTCCATCAAGCTGAAGGACTCAGTGTTGAGCCTGGT GCACGTGAAAGGACGAGTGCTGGTGGCTCTGGCAGACGGGACTCTAGCCATCTTCCACCGAGGCGAAG ATGGCCAGTGGGACCTGAGCAACTATCACCTCATGGACCTGGGCCACCCACACCACTCCATACGCTGCATGGCAGTTGTGTACGACCGCGTCTGGTGCGGCTACAAGAACAAGGTGCACGTCATCCAGCCCAAGACCATGCAGATAGAG AAGTCATTTGATGCCCACCCACGGCGGGAGAGCCAGGTGAGGCAACTGGCGTGGATTGGCGATGGGGTGTGGGTATCCATCCGCTTGGACTCCACACTGCGGCTGTACCACGCCCACACCCACCAGCACCTGCAGGACGTGGACATCGAGCCCTATGTCAGCAAGATGCTGG gcacaGGCAAGCTGGGCTTCTCTTTTGTGCGCATCACGGCCCTGCTCATTGCGGGAAACCGGCTCTGGGTGGGCACCGGCAACGGAGTTGTCATCTCTATCCCATTGACCGAGA CTGTAGTCCTGCACCGAGGCCAACTCCTGGGGCTCCGAG cCAACAAGACATCCCCTACGTCTGGGGAGGGGGCCCGCCCAGGGGGCGTCATCCATGTGTACGGGGACGACAGCACTGACAAATCGGCTAGCAGTTTCATCCCATACTGCTCCatggcccaggcccagctctgttTCCATGGGCACCGGGATGCTGTCAAGTTCTTTGTCTCCGTGCCAG GGAATGTGTTGGCCACTCTAAATGGCAGCGTGCTGGACAGCCCATCGGAAAGCCCTGGGCCCGCTGCCCCTGCTTCAGATGCCGAGGGCCAGAAGCTGAAGAATGTGCTGGTGCTGAGCGGCGGGGAGGGCTACATTGACTTCCGCATTG GCGACGGAGAAGATGATGAGACGGAGGAGAATGCGGCAGACGTGAGCCAGGTGAAGCCCATGCTGTCCAAGGCTGAGCGCAGCCACATCATCGTGTGGCAGGTGTCCTACTCCCCTGAGTGA